The window GCTTCGCCTCTTTGATGCCCAGAGTTGCCTTCACGAGTCCGAGACAGATTGGATCAGGCCCAATCTCAAGAAAAACCTTGAACGCATATTTCTGCTCGTCGACAACAGCGAGCGCGCCAACGAAGTCGACGGGCTCGCGCGCTTGTCGGGCCAGGTATTCCGCCGAGAATGTGCCTTCTTTGCGAATCACTGTTGCCAGAAGCGTGGAAACGATCGGCACTTGAGGAGTGGAAAAAACGACCCCATGGCAGGCCTCTTCAAACTGGGCCAGAATGGGATCCAGCTGTGGCGAGTGAAAGCCGTAGGGAACCGAAAGAGGGGTGCATCGAATGCCATCCGATTTGAGCTGCATTTGCAACTTCTCCAGCTTCGACTGTGGTCCACTCACCACCGTCATCTTGGAAGCATTGATGCACGCCACAGCGCAGGAGGTGTGTTGACCAGTGGCGAGGAGGCTCCTTACGTCGTCGCAACCCATGTTCACCGCGAGCATGCCGTATTCATCGACCGTCAGAGTTCCGGCCATGATGCGCGCTCTTGTGCCGACCAGATATAGCGCATCGCCAACGGTGAGCACTCCTGCTACACACAAAGCGGCATACTCGCCCAGGCTGTGACCAAGCACGAGGGAGGGTTCTATGCCCCATGAGCGCCAGAGCGCAGCCAATGCCAGTTCTAGGCTCAAAATCGCCAACTGGATCTGCACCGTATCGGGATCTGATCGCGGTtccgccgtcgtgctgcgTGAGATGAGATCCAGGAAATAAGGGAGGCCTTGCGCAGTAGCCACCGCCTGGAAGTCATGCAGCTTGGCGCGAAAGGTGGCAGACGTCTCCCACAAGTGCGAGCCCATACTTGGATAATGCGACCCTTGTCCCGTGAATACAAAGATAACTGTTGATGTCACCGGCGGCTGGCGTGGTGTCTTTTTTTCAGCAAGATCGGCCTCGAGACAATGTATGACCTGCTCAACCGACGATGCGGTGATGGCATATCGAAGCAGTCCGTGTATCCGTCGAGCGCTCGTGGAAAAGGCCAGATCGGCAAGCTGAATCCCCGGGTTCTCGCGCAGATGGGCCAAATATCTCTCCATGGCACCGAGGAGAGACTTCTGGGACCGGCCCGAGAGGGTGACGACATGATGACTCCTGGGATCTGCCGGCTTTTCCACTCGTGGAGGTGCTTCTTCCAATAGCAAGCACGAATTTCCACCCTGTTATCGTTTAAAAACCTCGGGTAAGCATCGTACATGATCATTCGGAAGTATTTCACGGTGCTACTCGGACGAGGGTGGAAGCGTACCGAAGCATCAAAGCTGTTGAGAAACACGCGAATAGTTCCCTTCGCTGACGGGCTAGCCTTCAGGGACATATCTCGGCTGGCAATATATACATTTTTGCTTGCCAAATCTGGAAATCGATGGTTGATGGGCCCAGGAAGGGAGGGCTGGGGAGGAACCTGTCGAGACTGAAGCATCATTAGGGTTTTGATGAGACCGCAAACACCAGCCGCCTGAATAGATCCAGTGTCAGCACGGACAGATCACGGATACAACTGATGACGTGCCAGTCATACTTACAGCTTCTCCGTGGCCAATGCTCGCTTTGAGAGCTCCAACAATCAGCGGGTTATCCGAAGCTCGCTTCTCGGCAAAGATGGAAAGAACAGATGACATCTCCATAAAGTCTCCAGCCTGCGTGCCCGTGCCATGCATCTCCACGTACGAGATGCTgttggcctcgacgccgctctGCTCCAAAACGCTGCGATACAATTTCTGCTGAGAAGCTGCTGACGGATGCATCATGGAGGACGCATCGCTGCTGTAATTTCGTCCCGAGCCGCGGACAATGCCGAGGATGTTGTCCTGATCCTCGAGAGCATCTTCCAGTCTCTTGAGTACGACGACGCCAATGCCTTCGCCACGGACGTATCCATCAGCATCGTCCTGGAACGTTTGGCAACCCCCGTGCGTGGACAGAAAGCCACCGCGACTGAGACCAGAGAAGGGCGATGGTGAAAGCAATAGCGATCCTCCGCCCGCGAGAGCCATGTCGCATTCCCGACCGAGGAGTGCAGAGCACGCCAgaccgacggccgcgacACTCGACGCACAGGCCGAGTCGACGCTGTACGATGGCCCTCCCCATTTAAAGTGATGGTGCAGCCGACCTGGTCCAAAGGCGCGGCAGCTCCCGGTGGCGAAGTAGATGTCCACCCCTTGGTGCACCACCACTTCTCTCCAGTCATCCGACGTCTGGCCAAAGAAAGAGGCTATCCGCTCTCTGTTGGTCGAAGGCGTGCCGTCAGGATAGTAGCCCGCCATTTCGAGGGCTTCGTAGCTCGTCGTTAGGAGCAGCCGATGTTGGACGTCTGTCTGCATCGCTTCCCGAGGCGACATGTTGAAGAGCCGGTTGTCGAAGAGGCCAGGTTGATCGAGGAAGGCACCTGTACGTGCCATGGTGGAATTCTTTTCCTTTCCCGTCGTGTCATACCATTCATCGAGGTTGAACCGAGATGGAGGGATCTGCCAGTGACGAGTCAGCCTTGGGTCTCCGCAGAGATGAATGGTAGCGATATGGCGCGAGCACCGTCTGACCTCTTGAACATATCTCTTGCCCTGCAAAAGACCCTCCCAGAATTCATTGATGTTCCCACTACCGGGGAAGCGACCAGACATACCGACGACAGCGACAAGACCTGATCCTTCTCGTCCAGTAGTCAAGGCTGGCCGGTCGCTGTGTGACGCAACAGTGTACTCAACGCCCCGTTTCTGAAGCAGCTTCTTCAAGTAGACGTCGTGACTTGTGTACCCGGGCATCACGACGCGCAATTTTTCGGTTTTCGTCAATTCCAAAGCTGCGTTCATTGCAGCCGCAAGGTATAACGTTCGCTGTCCAACATCGAGAATGATCTCCTCGAGAAGAGCGCGCAACTTTCGATGCTGCCGCGGTTGGCACGTATAGGGGGATATAATAGTCGTGGCAGGATCAAGAGAGCGCTCCAGCCATGACGACGAACCAAGGATGCGACCAACGTCAACCTCGGGCAGCGTCTCCATGTGCACGCCTCCACGAGCGTCAGTATCGATGTGAGGGGCGTCCTCCAACTCAACGGACCAGTCAAAAAGTCGTTCAAGAGTTGTTGGAGGGCCGAAGAGCGTCAACCAGCCTTCTGAGACGAAGCCGATGCAAACTTGGCGTGCTCTAGGAATGGCCTGTGAGAAGAATCAAGGTTAGTAAACAACTTTTGACATATTGATGCATCGCCGTGCCCTCCTCAATCATCGACTGACCTGACTCTCGTGAAACTCTTTTAGGATGGCTCCGACACGGTCGGCCGAAATGTTGAGCAATGTTCTTGCCCAGGGGCCGTTCGTTCGGTCAACCATCAAGGATCGGTGGTTGAGTTCCCTCGCCATGCGGAAGATGATGCGTGTTGCCTCAACTCCCAAATCGACGAGCTCTGTGGTATCctgtgcgacggcggcgatggcagcGGGCAGCTCTCCCGTGCAGAAGCCGAGAATGCAGCTGCGGTTGCCTTTGCGGGAGAGAATGCTGGGATCATCTTCTGCATATCTAGTTGAGTTTCCAGTTAGTCGTCTCGGGGTCGTGATGGGCTTGATGGGATCATGTTACAAGATGAGTTCTCCTATCCGCGCAATATTCATCAATACGGTGGCAACAATCTCGCTGGGCGCCCCACGCTGGTCATTGTCCTCGGCAAGTCGAAGGATGCTATCAAAGTTGCCAATGTTGCTCCGTTGGTCTGCGTGTGTAGGTAATtggccgacctcgacctggACTGCATCACACGCCTGCCGGAGAAACCTTTGAACCAAACGCGAGGACGGTGCGAGCCTCACCAGCTGCCTAATCGCTGGTAGCTTTTCAACGGTTTGATCTCCGAAGAAGAGGAAGTTGGTGACGTGAGACTTCATGGCTGGTGCATCTGGCATAGGCGGCCAAAATGTCGAAGACGTACGAACTTGTAGAGTTGTAAATGTGTTGGCAAGAGGAGAGGAAAGCTACGGAAAAGTATGATGAGGAGGACAAGAAATAGGAATGATACAAAAGGGGTGGCAATGAGAAGTCTGGTATTCAGGATATCATCTACATGTCAAGAACCTAAATCTTGGAATGGGATAGTGATATGAATTGTATCCTCGGGTGCACTGATAAGTATCCACACAAACCAAGACCAAGTTCTGCACAAGATGGAGGGATCATATCATCTTTTTCGATGAGATGACCAGTTTCGCAGTGTTTGGCTCGGCGGGTTTTCTCGCCCGTGACGGGGTGCGTGCCGTTTCAGGCCGCGAAGCCTCACCGGGGCCGCTTGCGTGGTGAGCTCGGCGAGTTTCTAGCTAGGTTTGCCAATAGCAGGTATGTAAATTGCTAGCTGGCTTGCATTCAAGAGGGCCAACAACACGGACGGCAAAATCTACTGTAGCTGTGAAAACTCTAAATAGACCTTGTCCCCGGATACGAGTCAACTGAGTCAAAGCTGTCCGTTCTGCCGAGGAACCCGACGCTGCATGGACTGTACCTCGAACTGCAGGCCTCATCGTGTACCGTTCTCATCCACGGTTCATGACCCACCACCTATCATCATGCATGCATACGCCGAAAGGATTTGATGTCATGCTTCATCTAGATCAAGCCTTTGCTGCTCAAAATCTGACTCAGCTCCTTGAGCTTCACTGGCTTGGTCAGGAATAAGTCTATGCCGCAAGCGAATGCTTCCTTCTGCGCGCTTGCCGAAGCCAATCCTGTAAGGGCAAAGATGGCGCACGCCGGGAGCTGCGTCTCCTTCTCGTGCTGTCGAATGAGGCAAGTCGCCTCGAAGCCGTTCATGACGGGCATCGAAATGTCCATGAAGATGCACTTATAAGCACCAGTTTTCTTTCGAAAGGCGTCGACTGCTTCCTTGCCATCGCTGGCCACGTCGTGCGATTGCCCCAACTTCTTCATGCACGATGACAAGATCCGGAGGTTGATCGGATTGTCGTCAACGAGAAGGAACCAATCCGGCAGAGAACCATCAAGGGCGCCGCGATTGATAGGATAGGCTATGCTGTTGGCGGATGTCAAGCCTGCTGGTCGTTGGGCGGCCCCCGGACCGTCGTCGCTACTCTGCAGTTGCGTGGACGACAGCAAGTCAACGTTCAACCCCTCCGGCGGTGTGAGGTCCGCAGGTACGCTCGGGTTGGCCATTCCTCTCCGTCTCTCGAGGCTGAATGTCAACACCCTGGCGAGCTTTCGGGGGCCAATTCTGCGAACGGCGTTAGTTTTCTTCGAGCTTTCTTCGAGAGCAAGTGTTAGGAGGAGGTCTGTCATACGGCTGGGCGCTGAACTCGACAGAAGTCGAGGGATGCAGTCCGTTCGAATCCCTGTGTTTCGATTCCATGCCCCGCGCAACGGCTACGTTGTGACATATGACGACAATGGGCCCTGGCGCCGGCGTATCCGTCCCCTTCCGCGAGACGAGTTGTAGATGGGTATCGCTGCAAATCACCAGATCCGGTGTCACCGCtgcgtcctcgacgtcgtccaaTACCTTCATGTGGAGCCAGCCTTGACAGATGGCCGACAATGCCGCCTTTTCGCTGCTGATGTGGTTGCCGAAGCTAGCGGTTCCGGCTCCCTGTCTCACCACCGGCCTGTCCTGggagaagccgacgaggcggatgcGAAGGCCCCGGAGGAGCCTGACATGCTTCTCAAAACTGTCTGGGAACGCTTCGCCTCGGTCCACTGGGAGCGAAGCGGCTCGCGGGCTTGCAGATGGCACTTCCAGGGGTAGGTCgacggtgatggtggtgccGACATTCACGCTGCTCTGCACCTTGATTCGTCCACCCAGTGTCGAGACGATCTTTTTGACGAGGCTCAAGCCAAGGCCGACACCGGGGCTAAGCCTGTTCTCCTGCGAAAAAGGGGCGAAGAGATGGTTCCTGAGGTAgtcctcgccgatgccgatgcccgAGTCGGAAacggtgatgacgatgacctTGCGGTCGCGACGGGCCCGCGTGCGGCCAGAATTCGATGGACTCGGGCGCTGGCGAAGGCTCACGCCGATGAAGCCTTTGGTCGTATATTTGAGCGAATTTCCCAGGAGATTCATGATGATGCGACGCAAGGCGCCCGCCTGGGTGTAGAATCGCCAGTCCGAGTCGGGTTCGACGTCTAGGCTAACGACAACATCGCCGGATGCAGATGCACTTCGCAACGGTTGCAGGTCCGCCTCGGGGCTATCCATGGCCACGTGTATgcggtcgaggcggcgcagGGAAGCTCGGTCGCCCTGGCCGGGCAGCGCATTGGCGACGTGGGCGACGATGAGCCTCTGATAGGTGTGTCCGGCGAAGACGCTCTCGACgacctcctcggccagggcgtcgacggcgacgacggaggcgatGCTCATCATGCCTGCCTCGATCGTCTTGGAGGCCATCCGTTCCGCTCGAAGgccgcgctcgccgtcgtggagGGGGCTGCGGCCATGTCTCGGCTCGGGTTTGACCATGAAGTTGTTGATCTTGGTCCAGTGAAGGAGATGGTCGACCGTGTCCAGCAGGGTGCGGCCACACGTCTCGACCGTGTTCAGGACGTCTCGTtggaagccgtcgagggccgaGTCGTGCAgcatctcgacgccgaggacgacgccgtgcAGGGGTGAGCGCAACTCGTGCGAGAGAGAGCTGAGCATATCCATCTTGGACTTGTCGGCAAGCATGGACTTGAGCCGGGAGACCTCGGacatgacgacggcaccgaaggcgacgaggtagCTCAGCTCGCCCTTGCTGCTGAAGACGCGCGTGTTGGCTTTCGTGTACGCAAAGGCAGCGGCGGACCAGCGCATCGCCTGGGGGTCCCAGACGGGCGCAAAGGCGATGCAGCGAGCTTCCGGCAGCAGCTGCATGAGCATGGCCTGCTCGCCCTGCTTCATGCGCGTCTGTCTCCCGACGAGCTTTGCGCGAAGGGGATCGGTGCGGTGGTGTGCCGAGGCGGCATGATCGGCCGAAGCTTCTTCGCTCGACAAGTCGCTGGACTGGACGGCGCCACTGTCGTTGAAGTTGAAGATGTTGCCCTTGGGATAGCGGCGGAGCAGCTTCCGTAGGAAGCTTTCCGGCAGCTTCGGCGGCGCGTTGGACGCCGGATCGCCTTGAACGGTGGGAAGGGATGGGCCGGAGAAGCCGAGGACGGGGGCGTAGGGCTCGGGGGTTCCGTCATGGTTGCCGGCAGAAGGGATTTGCGCGGCGGTGTCGTCGCTGCTGGCGGaggacgagctgctcgcgTTGCTCGCGTCGGTCGTCTTGCCACCAAAAGTGGTGATGGTTgcgtcgaggaagatgaCGCCATCGACCTGGACGGAGTCGCGCATGGCGTTTGCTGCCTTGGTGAAGATGCCTCTCATTTCCGTCGCCACGTGGTCGTCCGGGCGCGCGTCGGAAGAGTCATCCGAGGAATCAGGGGTTGGCGGTCGAACGGATGGCTTGGTCGCTCGCGAGGCTGGCGCGTTCACGGACTcgggcggcgaaggcgcGGCCGGCTGCGCATTCTCCCTCGCATGGGCGTGGTCGAGCCTGTTCCTTGTCAGGGTCGTGGACCCGTCGACGAagtcgccgatgccgcgaACCATGCGCTCCGTGCGGCTGTGCGACTTCCCAACCCGCCTGCCTTCGAGATGTTGCATGATGGTGCTGGAGAGCTCGCGCAtgaagcggccgtcgtcgggagAGAAAGCGGCGCGTGGCTCCTGGTCAAAGACGGAGAGCACGCCAATGTTGACGCCGTGGCGGGTTCGAATGGGCACGCCGGCGTAAAAGCGACAGCGAGGCCAGTCGTGCTTGATGAAGGGGCGGTCGGCAAAGCGTCGGTCGGCAGCGAGGTCGCAAACGACCGACAGCGGCAAtaggccgtcgcggccgtccTGTCCGCGttgcggcgtcgccgtcaggACATGCTCGCACGTTCCAAACGTCCTCGGGATGGCGGTGCCCGACAGCCAAAGAGGGCACTGCCCGGCACAGACGGCGGGTTCGAGGGACAGGCCGGGCGTcgcttcggcgacgacatACTGGAGATTGCTGTCGAAAAGAGAGACGAGGGCGCGCGATGCACGCAGTCGAAGGACAGCGAGCTGGGCGAAGGCGGTGAGAGCGGAatcggacgacgagcgcaGGGCCGAGGCCGGTAGAGGACCATCGGTCGGGTTGGGAATGGTGTCCTGAATGAGGCAAGAGCCGTAGCGGAAAGTCTCCCGTTCGCGAGCAGTCTCGGAGAGGGAGACGGTCATGATGATggacgactcggacgccgGTTGCTCATCTGCGATGGCGATGCTGACAGTGAGCGAGGGTCCGGCTGTCGATTCCCTGCGTCTCGATgaaggccgtcgccgtgagagcggagcagcagcaagaggagcagcagctggaggaggagcagctggAGGAGCAGCGGCAAGGGAGAGGCGCGGGTTGCTCACTCCAAGACGGGGAATGGGAGTGGTTCCAAGGTCGATTCAACATCTTCGTAGTCGAAAAATAGGCAAAGGGCCCAGTAGCGTACGGCACGAGGAACAGAGGTACTGTAGATCTCGAGGACGGCCAAATCGTGAGCGTCACCTGCTGTGCAGCGGCTGCAAGCTTGGAAGCTTGGACGCGAAGGGGGGGTCTGGCGCCGTCGGGATTGCGCACCGCCACGCAACAGGCCAgtgctggccgccgacgttaGGGTTCGCCCCCGCGGCCGTgagcagcagctcgacgaaCTCGACCCGGTTATTGCGGATAGCGGCCGTCAGCAGGGAGGGTGCAGCCTGTGCCGTGCTGGTCGTCCGGGTCGAGGAGGCAGCGGTCGATCAGCCAGCGCAGCGGCTCAGCGTCATTGGACGTTGCAGCCGTCTCGTGGATGCCCTTAGGTAACATCGTAAGCTTGGCGCCCGCCTgcccgagtacttgcaagtacttgcttgcttacagtacttgcaaccacTCGTACCAAGTttccgtacgccgtaccaGCGGTACTGCACaggtacacgtactgtacttgcatgtacttaataagtactccgcagcAGGAAGGGAACCTGGCAATAATAAGTAGTATCCATAATGCGTCAGGCACTTGGGGTCAGCGTCGTTGCTCAGCACCGTAGCTGCTGGACGATGTCGCTGCCATTGTCGCGGATCGACAAGCAGGGCGGCGCAGAGACGCTATCCTTGTTTGCGTTTgggtcgacgccggccttgaAGAGGATGCAGATCGACTCAATAGTTTCGACACTCCTCGCAAGATCCATGACGCCTGTCGCCTTCTTGAAGTGGGTGCCGTGATCGAGCAGCGACTAGGGCATGGCTGGCGAGTACGTCGACAGCGGGAGCGTGAGCTTGGGACCCGGCCTGCTTGGGTTTGCGTCGTCGTAGAGGAGACTGTTGATCATCTCGAGGCGGGCTGCTGTGCATGCCTCGAAAATTGCCGTCCTGCCCTTGCGGTACTTTTCGTTCGCatcggcgctgccgtcgagcgtcgGGTCCACGAGCTTCCTGGGGGGTTTCGTATGGATGcagccgacgagcagcgtGTGTTgccctccgccgtcgacttgttCGCGCCGCTGCCGTGCAGGAGCAGCAAGTATGCGAGCCGCAGGTTGTTGgagttgacgacgacgaggggcaCCTCGAGCTCGGGCCTCGACAATGGGTTCAGGTCTgcgccgtacttgtaggtaggtaggtacttgggcAGCGCTATGGCACCTGTAAGGAAGGACTGCTCGACACCGGCCACAAGGGGGCATGGGGTGGGGGCGCGATGCGTGTTTGTCTACGGAGTAGACACCCACGAACTGGGTATCAGGTGCGGTAGGCTGCGTGATATGATGACGACTCCATCGGTTGAGTCATTGTGATTCGGCAGGGAACAGCGTTAATCCCAATCCTAGGCCAAGATTTGACGAGAAGCTAATCAATGATTCACATATGGCGTCAAGAATCATTCATCTTTAAATCATCACGACAAGAATTGAAAATACCTTTGATAAATGTTATCAGAAGATGTCCTTATCAACAATCGGGTGTATGGTCTAGTGGTATGATTTTCGCTTTGCATGATACCGTCCTTCGGCTCACCCACCTGCGAAAGGTCCCCGGTTCGATCCCGGGTGCATCCATACGTTACAAGCCTTGTTTGCCATGTGCGAACAAGACGCCTCattttttccttttttttcCCCCTCTCAATGTGATTTTTTGTTACCTTTGGACTGATTGAACGGAGTGCAGGGCCTTTCAAAAACGGTAGAACATGCAtacggtaagtactgtactgtactgtagttgtacgttgtatgtacctagtaagtacggagtacagtacagtactccctCCGTACTTGAGTGAATAATTCGAGGCTTGCAAGTGCGCGagacgtactgtacctgaACTTGTACTAGCGTATACAACTGTACGTACCaggtagtaatactactgtactccgtaccccgtactgcCCCTCTGCCCTTCGCCATTGTAATGGCAGCGAGCTGGAGACACCCCACCCGATTTTCCATTGGCCTCTCAcactagtaagtacttacaactacagtacaagtactccgtacctgtatgCGAATGACCAGCTGCTCGTTCCTTTCATTCCCTCGGTCATTGTATCGATCGTTCCCTGTCCGGCTTGGTCTCTTCTCTTCTTACAATGACTCCTTTCCAAGGCGTGGGCGACAAGGGGAGGGCCGCTTTGCACGGTGCCAAGTCGGCACTGCAAGTAATCAccgctgtgcatgtactgtacttgcaacagTGGATGATGGGAACTGCTTCATCCTATACTGGACGCAGTAGATATggggtgtactccgtactgtacgagtattatttgtagtacaagtacctgggTACTTATCGTATGGCCAAGAAGATGGACTGCagggagtacttacagggtacctagtactccgtagatactgcatgtactgcctgtacttactatacggagtactgtagaaaGCAGTACTGTAGCAGCGCCTCTTTGGCCTAACTATGGCGTCATGAAACAAAAGAGTCTCACTCCCATGGTTACTATTCTAAGCAAGTATTACCGTACTTGCGGGGTATGGATACTTGTAGCTTCGCCAATGGCACCTACAGTCACGCAAGCGTTATTCTCGTTAGACGGCACACATTGCATTGCCATCATGGTCAGACATCCTCACGCCTGTCAGAGGGATGAACAGCAGGTGACTCGCGGCCGCAGTTTGACACGTTCATGAACGCCATCCATGGTTTTGTCACCAATACTCTGAGTACTCGTCTTCGCGCTCGCCCGTACGTCCTGACTCACAGCCCAGCAAGAGTCTTCGCTCTGGCACCACCTCTGCAAGTGCCATCGCGCGCGGAGCGTGTCGGGGCCGCAACGAGAGCACGCATCGGCCACTCCCGCCAGCACGCCAGCCCCATGACGACTGCCGAGCCAACGGAATGCTGCTGTCGCCCGAAGCTCTTGCGCCAGTGTTTTGGTCATGGCGCCGCGGCCAGAGTTTATTTGTTTGGCGCGCACGTAAATTCGACGTATGCTCCGTTTCGCGTGCGGCTATCCACGGCGCTAACCTACGAAGGGTGAGACCATTCGCGTTGGTTGGCTACCGTTGGTGGCCCCACCATTCAGGCACGAGATAAacaagtgctccgtcctccgtactccgtacagcacatgtaatTCCAAGTCTGCTGGAAGGACTCTGTGTGTCAAAGTACAGGTAACTAGTTGTACAGAACAGTGCTGTCCAAGTTGTCTGTAGCAGTTGGCTGTCGTACAGTTTGGAGTTAGTGTGCaccgacaagtacggagtaagtacatgtattgttaaagctccgtactccgtacatgtactccctcCAGTCCATCTCCTTGGCCACACAATAAGTATTCCTTGTACTACAAATAATACTCGTtcagtacttaagtacagtacttacatgtgttGAGcaactgtactccgtacaacaaggcgtaagtacttactcgacATGTCCCCATGCCTGAatatgcacatgtactggtacatcCTCATCCTGAGCATAAGCTCGCGGCAAcaaagtacaggtacctaggtacctggGACAACCGTACATGCATGAGTGGGTCCAAGTCAGGTCGGCCAGGTACCACcagcactacggagtattagcacatgtactgtacggagtacgtactgtactaatacaaagtacttgtaaatacCTCAAGCActtaagcacagtacagtacatgtaggtgtactaaagtacatgtaaaagtacctacggagtattactgcactcGCATAAGTAGTACAGCAAAGAGGTACTTGACTTCATTGCTTGCAGATTTTAGCAACGGTCGCCGGTCGCCGGTACACACACAACGCATGACTGACTCGAATGAAGCACGCGCTTTCATTCTAGTCGCCCTCGCTCTAGCAAATCGAGAATTTCTTTCATGCTCCATGCTCTTTTAGCTCGTCCTCTTCTCATGACCTTCGGTCGTTCGGAATTGCCATTCATTTGGCTGCGCGGTGTTGCTATTTGCTGGTACCACATGTTGGTGCAGCCAAGGCTTGTTGGTCCGGATGGTAGTGGTCTACTCTCATCTTCTCGTGATGCTCGTACCTGTCCACGCACAGCaggtgtccatgtacttgcttgcagtcCGAGTGCAGGTACCTGTCCATCTGGAGCATCCGTCGTTGGGTGCAACGGTTTTGTCTGCAACTAACGACTTGCACGCACGCCCCGGACTCGGCGCATCCAAGGGCCTCCCACGCCTGAGGCCTAGCATGGCACGCACGCAGCCTTGGCACATGTCGTACCTGGGCACGAATATAGGTCGGAAATAATAATATcgctactccgtaattacctGCCTACCGTGCTCGTATTCTTTGTACCGCCACCAACACCACCATTctgcttacttacttacacttgcagtacttgtacaacactgctgctcctccgcctccccGCCAGCTCCCCTGCCACCTCCCCGTATCCTTCTGCATCGCCACCTCCTTCGTCCGTCGTCACTCTTTTCAAACCACCCGCTCGACTAGCCTTCCAGGCCTTTCTTTTCCCACCCGAGGCCAGCACTAGTGCCTCGCAGGCCTCGACTGCCGCGCCGCTTCCTTCACCACCCTCGCTCGGCTGGTCCGACGAAAAGctttctcctcgacgcctgGTTCGACGCCTGGTTCGACGAAA of the Drechmeria coniospora strain ARSEF 6962 chromosome 01, whole genome shotgun sequence genome contains:
- a CDS encoding hypothetical protein (related to nik-1 protein), whose protein sequence is MDLARSVETIESICILFKAGVDPNANKDSVSAPPCLSIRDNGSDIVQQLRTAQAAPSLLTAAIRNNRVEFVELLLTAAGANPNVGGQHWPVAWRESTAGPSLTVSIAIADEQPASESSIIMTVSLSETARERETFRYGSCLIQDTIPNPTDGPLPASALRSSSDSALTAFAQLAVLRLRASRALVSLFDSNLQYVVAEATPGLSLEPAVCAGQCPLWLSGTAIPRTFGTCEHVLTATPQRGQDGRDGLLPLSVVCDLAADRRFADRPFIKHDWPRCRFYAGVPIRTRHGVNIGVLSVFDQEPRAAFSPDDGRFMRELSSTIMQHLEGRRVGKSHSRTERMVRGIGDFVDGSTTLTRNRLDHAHARENAQPAAPSPPESVNAPASRATKPSVRPPTPDSSDDSSDARPDDHVATEMRGIFTKAANAMRDSVQVDGVIFLDATITTFGGKTTDASNASSSSSASSDDTAAQIPSAGNHDGTPEPYAPVLGFSGPSLPTVQGDPASNAPPKLPESFLRKLLRRYPKGNIFNFNDSGAVQSSDLSSEEASADHAASAHHRTDPLRAKLVGRQTRMKQGEQAMLMQLLPEARCIAFAPVWDPQAMRWSAAAFAYTKANTRVFSSKGELSYLVAFGAVVMSEVSRLKSMLADKSKMDMLSSLSHELRSPLHGVVLGVEMLHDSALDGFQRDVLNTVETCGRTLLDTVDHLLHWTKINNFMVKPEPRHGRSPLHDGERGLRAERMASKTIEAGMMSIASVVAVDALAEEVVESVFAGHTYQRLIVAHVANALPGQGDRASLRRLDRIHVAMDSPEADLQPLRSASASGDVVVSLDVEPDSDWRFYTQAGALRRIIMNLLGNSLKYTTKGFIGVSLRQRPSPSNSGRTRARRDRKVIVITVSDSGIGIGEDYLRNHLFAPFSQENRLSPGVGLGLSLVKKIVSTLGGRIKVQSSVNVGTTITVDLPLEVPSASPRAASLPVDRGEAFPDSFEKHVRLLRGLRIRLVGFSQDRPVVRQGAGTASFGNHISSEKAALSAICQGWLHMKVLDDVEDAAVTPDLVICSDTHLQLVSRKGTDTPAPGPIVVICHNVAVARGMESKHRDSNGLHPSTSVEFSAQPIGPRKLARVLTFSLERRRGMANPSVPADLTPPEGLNVDLLSSTQLQSSDDGPGAAQRPAGLTSANSIAYPINRGALDGSLPDWFLLVDDNPINLRILSSCMKKLGQSHDVASDGKEAVDAFRKKTGAYKCIFMDISMPVMNGFEATCLIRQHEKETQLPACAIFALTGLASASAQKEAFACGIDLFLTKPVKLKELSQILSSKGLI